In Sphingomonas sp. LR60, the following are encoded in one genomic region:
- a CDS encoding mechanosensitive ion channel family protein: MTNVGALLEMVPAQADLIELAAAGALVIAALALGVMAQRIVGARTAAWWRARVGAHVEGLSPRIATIIRHGSAVVLLALIYAVWPWGPLAAAAIGFAMAAAGMLTAHQLMRGVGIPRWAAYVVELVVFTAIFSHAVGGLEPITTTLDAIGVKVGSRRLSLLSLIEVLVIVVALMAAVRVANRLTAHTIAHARALDPTQKVLAQKIAGIAVVVFAFLFGIDLLGIDLTAFAVFSGAFGLAVGFGMQKTIGNLIAGIILLLDRSIKPGDVIAVGTSFGWVNKIGVRAVSVVTRDGKEHLIPNEDLMTREVENWSYSDRNVRVRIPVRVPYDCDLQVAQALMLRAARESPRVLDSPKPNVWLTGFGTDGAEHEILAWISDPESGVGNVRSDVLNRLWTMFRDAGIGMPFAQRDIYVRSWPGETPAEPTPRT; this comes from the coding sequence GTGACCAATGTCGGCGCCCTGCTCGAGATGGTACCGGCGCAGGCCGACCTGATCGAGCTGGCGGCGGCCGGAGCGCTGGTGATCGCGGCGCTGGCGCTGGGCGTCATGGCACAGCGGATCGTCGGCGCGCGCACCGCCGCGTGGTGGCGCGCGCGCGTCGGCGCGCATGTCGAGGGGCTGAGCCCGCGCATCGCGACGATCATCCGCCACGGCAGCGCGGTGGTGCTGCTCGCGTTGATCTACGCCGTCTGGCCATGGGGTCCGCTGGCGGCGGCGGCGATCGGCTTCGCGATGGCGGCGGCGGGAATGCTGACCGCGCACCAGTTGATGCGCGGCGTCGGTATCCCGCGCTGGGCCGCCTATGTCGTCGAACTGGTCGTGTTCACCGCGATCTTCAGCCATGCCGTCGGCGGTCTGGAGCCGATCACCACCACGCTCGATGCGATCGGGGTAAAGGTCGGCAGCCGCCGCCTGTCGTTGCTGTCGTTGATCGAGGTGCTGGTCATCGTCGTCGCGCTGATGGCGGCGGTGCGCGTCGCCAACCGCCTGACCGCGCACACGATCGCGCACGCCCGCGCGCTGGACCCGACCCAGAAGGTGCTCGCGCAGAAGATCGCCGGGATCGCCGTCGTGGTCTTCGCCTTCCTGTTCGGGATCGACCTGCTCGGCATCGACCTCACCGCCTTCGCGGTCTTCTCGGGCGCGTTCGGGCTCGCGGTCGGCTTCGGGATGCAGAAGACGATCGGCAATCTGATCGCCGGCATCATCCTGCTGCTCGACCGCTCGATCAAGCCCGGTGACGTGATCGCGGTCGGCACCAGCTTCGGCTGGGTCAACAAGATCGGCGTCCGCGCGGTGTCGGTGGTGACGCGCGACGGCAAGGAGCATCTGATCCCGAACGAGGATCTGATGACCCGCGAGGTCGAGAACTGGTCCTATTCCGACCGCAACGTCCGCGTCCGCATCCCGGTGCGCGTCCCTTATGATTGCGACCTGCAGGTCGCGCAGGCGCTGATGCTGCGCGCCGCACGCGAATCGCCGCGCGTGCTCGACTCGCCCAAGCCCAACGTCTGGCTGACCGGCTTCGGCACCGATGGCGCGGAACATGAGATCCTCGCGTGGATCAGCGATCCCGAGAGCGGGGTCGGCAACGTGCGGTCGGACGTGCTCAATCGCTTGTGGACGATGTTCCGCGACGCCGGGATCGGCATGCCGTTCGCGCAGCGCGACATCTACGTGCGAAGCTGGCCCGGCGAAACGCCCGCCGAACCGACGCCCCGGACCTGA
- a CDS encoding DUF3035 domain-containing protein — protein sequence MRKSVVVVAGMAALGLLAGCGKRGYDRARPDEFAVARQAPLIIPPDFALVPPQPGAARTQGNNPQAQAIEALFGGPAARSAGEAGVVEQAGGASASTPGIRSGVGDPATNVIDKGQTTSDIVAAPQGDGQDARAAVGGAAAAAPAQPAGAQTTPAQRAPAQPTPQQ from the coding sequence ATGCGTAAGTCTGTGGTGGTGGTGGCCGGGATGGCGGCGCTGGGGCTGCTCGCCGGCTGCGGCAAGCGCGGTTACGACCGCGCCCGCCCCGACGAATTCGCGGTGGCGCGCCAGGCGCCGCTGATCATCCCGCCCGATTTCGCGCTAGTCCCGCCGCAGCCGGGCGCCGCGCGCACGCAGGGGAACAATCCGCAGGCGCAGGCGATCGAGGCGCTGTTCGGCGGCCCGGCGGCGCGCAGCGCGGGCGAGGCGGGCGTGGTCGAGCAGGCGGGCGGCGCTAGCGCGTCGACACCGGGCATCCGCTCGGGCGTCGGCGATCCGGCGACCAACGTGATCGACAAGGGCCAGACGACCAGCGACATCGTCGCCGCGCCGCAGGGTGACGGGCAGGACGCGCGCGCGGCGGTCGGTGGGGCGGCTGCGGCTGCTCCGGCGCAGCCGGCGGGGGCGCAGACGACCCCGGCGCAGAGGGCTCCAGCGCAGCCGACGCCGCAGCAGTAA